The Episyrphus balteatus chromosome 4, idEpiBalt1.1, whole genome shotgun sequence genome includes a window with the following:
- the LOC129918985 gene encoding putative polypeptide N-acetylgalactosaminyltransferase 9 isoform X2 has product MAFVKRRLNSIVKAVAALTALCFIIACMPRKIDNSISVTENIEEPLRLSKRDGPIPAEPVGVKADKLDNSIQVGPFVNVPPFVDNKNKDIPRLPTAEKLIKTNHHDVYKEFESILNNKEGLSLEDWIIKFKNRQAEVAKAAMPKAADQIVNKIVDQQEETGVLIPPIVFEGVMEEPVTGILPDFVVINDVQGEKDDLIEGVVSAPLDDAPDYIVKPIEDVLSPPFIVNEAPGEMGKPVYLSSFLPAEIQNLVDEGWKKNSFNQYVSDIISLHRSLPDLRNPWCKEPGRILPNLPSTDLIICFHNEAWSILLRTVHSILDRSPEKLIGNIILVDDFSDMPHLKLPLEEYFKAYPKVKIVRTLKREGLIRARLLGVRHSKSPVLTFLDSHCECAEGWLEPLLDRIARNSQTVVCPVIDSINDTTLEYTYQGVSHVGGFDWNLQFNWHTTPLREHNRRHNNSAAPVYTPTMAGGMFAIDRNFFEYLGTYDPGFNIWGSENLELSFKTWMCGGTLEIIPCSHVGHLFRENFPYNIEKNVLRRNSIRLAEVWMDDYAKYYYHRIGFEKIDFGDVSGRKELRKRLGCKSFKWYLENVFPEQKTLSEFLSYGEIRNLDYGNYCLDTSVTTENIIDIAPCHKRGDKQYFTMDKDGIIEGSGQCLNYDGIDVRIYPCWGLVGNHIWTYLIDTNQIRHVAFQKCLTINPTQYKVMMEECDPVRISQKWQLENLNLSIL; this is encoded by the exons ATGGCATTTGTAAAACGTCGTTTAAATTCGATAGTTAAAGCTGTTGCAGCTTTAACGGCGTTATGTTTTATCATTGCTTGCATGCCAAGAAAAATCGATAATTCGATAAGCGTTACCGAAAATATTGAAGAGCCTTTGAGGTTGTCTAAGAGAGATGGACCTATTCCAGCAGAACCTGTCGGAGTTAAAGCGGATAAATTGGATAATTCAATTCAAGTTGGTCCTTTTGTTAATGTTCCTCCATTTGTGGATAACAAAAATAAGGACATACCACGACTACCTACCGCCGAGAAACTCATTAAGACTAATCACCATGATGTTTATAAAGAATTCGAATCGATTCTTAACAATAAAGAAGGATTGTCACTTGAAGATTGgattattaaattcaaaaatcgtCAAGCAGAAGTGGCAAAAGCAGCAATGCCAAAAGCAGCTGATCAAATAGTAAATAAAATAGTTGATCAACAAGAAG aAACGGGTGTTCTAATTCCCCCAATTGTATTTGAAGGTGTAATGGAAGAACCAGTAACAGGTATTCTACCTGATTTTGTGGTTATAAATGATGTTCAAGGTGAAAAAGACGATCTAATAGAAGGTGTTGTAAGTGCTCCTCTTGATGATGCTCCAGATTATATAGTCAAGCCAATAGAAGATGTTCTAAGTCCACCATTTATAGTTAATGAAGCTCCCGGTGAAATGGGTAAACCAGTTtatctttcatcttttttaccagctgaaatacaaaatttagtcGATGAAGGTTGGAAGAAGAATTCTTTTAATCAATATGTCTCCGATATTATTTCGCTGCATCGTAGTCTTCCTGATCTAAGAAATCCATG GTGTAAAGAACCCGGTCGGATTTTGCCGAATCTTCCTTCAACAGATTTGATTATTTGCTTCCACAATGAAGCCTGGTCAATTCTATTGCGTACAGTTCATTCAATATTAGATCGATCTCCGGAAAAACTTATTGGAAATATTATACTTGTAGATGACTTTTCAGATATGC CCCATCTTAAGTTACCACTGGAAGAATATTTCAAGGCATATCCTAAAGTGAAAATCGTAAGGACTCTTAAAAGAGAAGGTTTGATTCGGGCGAGATTACTTGGAGTACGGCATTCAAAATCTCCGGTGTTAACATTCCTGGATTCACATTGTGAATGTGCCGAAG GATGGTTAGAACCCTTATTGGATCGCATTGCAAGAAATTCGCAAACTGTTGTATGTCCAGTAATAGACAGTATCAATGACACAACACTAGAATATACATACCAAGGTGTAAGTCATGTTGGTGGATTCGATTGGAATTTACAATTCAACTGGCATACGACTCCGCTAAGAGAACATAATCGTCGTCATAAT aactcAGCTGCACCCGTTTATACACCAACAATGGCAGGTGGAATGTTTGCAATTGATCGTAATTTCTTCGAATACCTTGGAACTTATGATCCAGGTTTTAATATTTGGGGATCAGAGAATTTGGAATTGTCATTCAAAACATGGATGTGTGGTGGAACTTTGGAGATTATACCATGCTCACATGTTGGGCATTTATTTCGTGAAAACTTTCCATACAAT atcgaaaaaaatgtgttaagaaGGAATTCTATTCGTTTGGCTGAAGTTTGGATGGATGACTATGCCAAATATTACTATCATAGAAttggttttgagaaaattgattttGGTGATGTTTCAGGACGAAAAGAATTGAG AAAACGTTTGGGATGCAAAAGTTTTAAATGGTACTTGGAAAACGTTTTTCCTGAACAAAAAACACTTTCGGAATTTTTATCTTATGGAGAG atCAGAAATTTGGACTATGGTAATTATTGTTTAGACACATCAGTTACAACGGAAAATATTATTGATATAGCTCCTTGTCATAAAAGAGGCGACAAACAG TATTTTACGATGGATAAAGATGGTATAATAGAAGGAAGTGGACAATGTTTGAATTATGATGGAATAGATGTGAGAATTTATCCTTGCTGGGGACTGGTAGGAAATCAT ATTTGGACTTATCTAATTGATACAAATCAAATTCGACATGTTGCATTTCAAAAATGCTTAACTATCAATCCTACACAATACAAGGTCATGATGGAAGAATGTGATCCAGTTCGGATTAGTCAGAAATGGCAACTGGAAAATTTGAATCTATCAATATTATGA
- the LOC129918985 gene encoding putative polypeptide N-acetylgalactosaminyltransferase 9 isoform X1, with amino-acid sequence MFNNSWSFPLRSHNFKQQNMAFVKRRLNSIVKAVAALTALCFIIACMPRKIDNSISVTENIEEPLRLSKRDGPIPAEPVGVKADKLDNSIQVGPFVNVPPFVDNKNKDIPRLPTAEKLIKTNHHDVYKEFESILNNKEGLSLEDWIIKFKNRQAEVAKAAMPKAADQIVNKIVDQQEETGVLIPPIVFEGVMEEPVTGILPDFVVINDVQGEKDDLIEGVVSAPLDDAPDYIVKPIEDVLSPPFIVNEAPGEMGKPVYLSSFLPAEIQNLVDEGWKKNSFNQYVSDIISLHRSLPDLRNPWCKEPGRILPNLPSTDLIICFHNEAWSILLRTVHSILDRSPEKLIGNIILVDDFSDMPHLKLPLEEYFKAYPKVKIVRTLKREGLIRARLLGVRHSKSPVLTFLDSHCECAEGWLEPLLDRIARNSQTVVCPVIDSINDTTLEYTYQGVSHVGGFDWNLQFNWHTTPLREHNRRHNNSAAPVYTPTMAGGMFAIDRNFFEYLGTYDPGFNIWGSENLELSFKTWMCGGTLEIIPCSHVGHLFRENFPYNIEKNVLRRNSIRLAEVWMDDYAKYYYHRIGFEKIDFGDVSGRKELRKRLGCKSFKWYLENVFPEQKTLSEFLSYGEIRNLDYGNYCLDTSVTTENIIDIAPCHKRGDKQYFTMDKDGIIEGSGQCLNYDGIDVRIYPCWGLVGNHIWTYLIDTNQIRHVAFQKCLTINPTQYKVMMEECDPVRISQKWQLENLNLSIL; translated from the exons ATGTTTAATAACTCTTGGTCTTTTCCTTTAAGATCCCACAACTTCAAGCAGCAAAACATGGCATTTGTAAAACGTCGTTTAAATTCGATAGTTAAAGCTGTTGCAGCTTTAACGGCGTTATGTTTTATCATTGCTTGCATGCCAAGAAAAATCGATAATTCGATAAGCGTTACCGAAAATATTGAAGAGCCTTTGAGGTTGTCTAAGAGAGATGGACCTATTCCAGCAGAACCTGTCGGAGTTAAAGCGGATAAATTGGATAATTCAATTCAAGTTGGTCCTTTTGTTAATGTTCCTCCATTTGTGGATAACAAAAATAAGGACATACCACGACTACCTACCGCCGAGAAACTCATTAAGACTAATCACCATGATGTTTATAAAGAATTCGAATCGATTCTTAACAATAAAGAAGGATTGTCACTTGAAGATTGgattattaaattcaaaaatcgtCAAGCAGAAGTGGCAAAAGCAGCAATGCCAAAAGCAGCTGATCAAATAGTAAATAAAATAGTTGATCAACAAGAAG aAACGGGTGTTCTAATTCCCCCAATTGTATTTGAAGGTGTAATGGAAGAACCAGTAACAGGTATTCTACCTGATTTTGTGGTTATAAATGATGTTCAAGGTGAAAAAGACGATCTAATAGAAGGTGTTGTAAGTGCTCCTCTTGATGATGCTCCAGATTATATAGTCAAGCCAATAGAAGATGTTCTAAGTCCACCATTTATAGTTAATGAAGCTCCCGGTGAAATGGGTAAACCAGTTtatctttcatcttttttaccagctgaaatacaaaatttagtcGATGAAGGTTGGAAGAAGAATTCTTTTAATCAATATGTCTCCGATATTATTTCGCTGCATCGTAGTCTTCCTGATCTAAGAAATCCATG GTGTAAAGAACCCGGTCGGATTTTGCCGAATCTTCCTTCAACAGATTTGATTATTTGCTTCCACAATGAAGCCTGGTCAATTCTATTGCGTACAGTTCATTCAATATTAGATCGATCTCCGGAAAAACTTATTGGAAATATTATACTTGTAGATGACTTTTCAGATATGC CCCATCTTAAGTTACCACTGGAAGAATATTTCAAGGCATATCCTAAAGTGAAAATCGTAAGGACTCTTAAAAGAGAAGGTTTGATTCGGGCGAGATTACTTGGAGTACGGCATTCAAAATCTCCGGTGTTAACATTCCTGGATTCACATTGTGAATGTGCCGAAG GATGGTTAGAACCCTTATTGGATCGCATTGCAAGAAATTCGCAAACTGTTGTATGTCCAGTAATAGACAGTATCAATGACACAACACTAGAATATACATACCAAGGTGTAAGTCATGTTGGTGGATTCGATTGGAATTTACAATTCAACTGGCATACGACTCCGCTAAGAGAACATAATCGTCGTCATAAT aactcAGCTGCACCCGTTTATACACCAACAATGGCAGGTGGAATGTTTGCAATTGATCGTAATTTCTTCGAATACCTTGGAACTTATGATCCAGGTTTTAATATTTGGGGATCAGAGAATTTGGAATTGTCATTCAAAACATGGATGTGTGGTGGAACTTTGGAGATTATACCATGCTCACATGTTGGGCATTTATTTCGTGAAAACTTTCCATACAAT atcgaaaaaaatgtgttaagaaGGAATTCTATTCGTTTGGCTGAAGTTTGGATGGATGACTATGCCAAATATTACTATCATAGAAttggttttgagaaaattgattttGGTGATGTTTCAGGACGAAAAGAATTGAG AAAACGTTTGGGATGCAAAAGTTTTAAATGGTACTTGGAAAACGTTTTTCCTGAACAAAAAACACTTTCGGAATTTTTATCTTATGGAGAG atCAGAAATTTGGACTATGGTAATTATTGTTTAGACACATCAGTTACAACGGAAAATATTATTGATATAGCTCCTTGTCATAAAAGAGGCGACAAACAG TATTTTACGATGGATAAAGATGGTATAATAGAAGGAAGTGGACAATGTTTGAATTATGATGGAATAGATGTGAGAATTTATCCTTGCTGGGGACTGGTAGGAAATCAT ATTTGGACTTATCTAATTGATACAAATCAAATTCGACATGTTGCATTTCAAAAATGCTTAACTATCAATCCTACACAATACAAGGTCATGATGGAAGAATGTGATCCAGTTCGGATTAGTCAGAAATGGCAACTGGAAAATTTGAATCTATCAATATTATGA